TGCGATTCTGCAAATAGATTCTCGACAACAACAAGCCGCAGTTAGTAGTTTATCCGCTGCTGGTCAAGGCTCGCAAGCGCAACTAGAAAATGTTCGCGCTACTCTGAAATCTTTGCAAGCAGAACGCCTAGCAAATATTGCTAATATGCGCTTAAGTCAACAAGATTATAAGCGCTATTCTGAATTAGCTGCACAAGGGGCTGTATCTCGTCAGACTCAAGATTTATATGCTAACAAACTAGCGACGGCAAAAGCCCAACTAGGGGCGATAGATTCCCGTATTCAAGCTCAAATAGCTACCATATCCCAGGTAGAAAAATCCTTACAACAATCTGATGCCAATATTAAACAACAACAAGTTCAACTTCAGTATTATAAAATAACTGCTCCTTTTGCGGGAACTGTGGGTGATGTTCCCGTTAAAGTAGGGGATTTTGTGAATACTTCCACACCATTAGCAACTATTACCCAAAACCGACCTTTAGACGTTAAAATTCCGGTGCCATTGGAAAAAGGTACACAATTACGTCCAGGATTGCCAGTGGAATTAATTAACGCCCAAGGTAAAATTATTGGCAATAGTAGTATATTCTTTATTTCTCCCAATATTACTAATAACTCTCAATCAATATTAGTTAAAGCACTTTATAACAATGATAATGGGCAAGTACGAGCAGATCAATTAATTCGGGCTAAAGTGATTTGGAATCAACGTTCTGGAGTGCTAATTCCCACAACAGCAATATCTCGAATCGCTGGAGAAACCTTTGTATTTGTAGCCGAAACTGGAAAATCTCCTCAAGATGGTTCTCAATTAATAGCTAAACAAAAACAGGTGAAGTTAGGCAATATTAAAGGGAATGATTATCAAGTAATTGAGGGATTACAACGGGATGAAAAATTGATAATTTCAGGAATACAAAACCTCAGAGATGGACTGCCAATAATTCCTGAAAATGAAGAAACAGGGAATAGTGAAAAGAAGTAATCACCAATTACCAATAGGACTCACGCAAAATATCTCTCAAACCCTCATTTCTCTGTGTCCTCTGTGCCTCTGTGGTTCGTTATTCCGTAAATCTTAATCAATCACCAATTACCAATTTATGTTTGTTAACTTCTTTATTAAACGACCTGTATTTACCAGCGTCTGCGCTATTATTATTTTACTTGTTGGTGCAATCAGTATTCCCACATTGCCTACAGCCCAGTATCCAGAGATTAGTCCTACGCAGATTATCGTCAATTCTAATTATGTTGGCGCTAGTGCGGAAATTGTTGAAAGTACCGTCACGACGATTTTAGAACGGCAAATTAACGGTGTCGAAGGCATTAAATACATGACTTCGAGCAGTAGTAATGATGGTAGTAGTACGATTACTGTCACATTTGATGCTTCACGGGATAAGGATATTGCCGCCGTTGATGTGCAAAACCGCGTCACCTCGGCTGAACCCCAGTTACCAGAAGCGGTGAAGCAAACAGGAGTGACTGTGAGTAAACAGTCTAACAATATTCTGTTAGCGATCGGTTTGTTTAGTGATAATAAAGCCTTAAATAATGTCTTTTTAAGTAATTATGCAGATTTATATTTAGTAGATGCCCTGAAGCGGATTAAAGGTGTCAGTGAGGCGCGGATTTTTGGTGAACGTCGCTATGCAATGCGCCTATGGCTTGACCCGAATAAATTGGCTAGTCGGAATCTAACTACTGATGATGTGATTAATGCCCTGAAGGAACAAAATTTACAGGTAGGTGCGGGACAAATTGGACAACAGCCAGCCGTTGATGGTCAGATGTATCAAATTGACTTGAGGGCAGTTAGTAGGCTGACGGAAGTTGAGGAATTTGACAATGTGGTAATTAAAACTGCTGGTGACGGTAGTTTGATTAAGTTGAAAGATGTGGGAAGGGCGGAATTGGGAGCGCAAAACTATAGCTCATTTCTGCGGTTTAAGGGGAATGAGGGTGTGGGAATGGGGATATTTCCGGCACCGGGAAGTAATGTTTTGGACGTGGCTAATTTAATCAAAAAGGAAATGGCGCGATTGTCGCAAAGCTTTCCGCCGGGGATGAAATATCAAGTGGCATTTGACACCACGACTATTGTAGAAGAATCTTTGGCAGAAGTGATAAAAACTCTTTTAGAGGCGATCGCTCTGGTAATTCTCGTCATCTTTATTTTCCTACAAGATTGGCGCACCACCTTAATTCCTGTGATCACTATTCCCCTATCCTTAGTTGGGACTTTTGCCTTCGTCAAAGCCTTTGGATTTTCCATCAACACCTTAACTATGTTCGGTTTAACCCTCGCAACGGGAATGGTAGTTGATGACGCGATTATTGTCGTAGAAAATATTTCTCGCTTAATTCAAGAAAAAGGAATGTCACCCCGACAAGCGGCTTCAGTCTCCATGCAAGAGCTATTTGGGGCTGTAATTGCGACTTCTTTAGTATTGATGGCGGTATTTGTACCTGTCGCCTTTTTCCCAGGTGCAACTGGACAAATTTACAAACAATTTGCCCTGACGATTGCCTTTTCTATCGCCATTTCCACATTTTTGGCTCTTACCCTCACCCCTTCTCTTTCTGCCTTATTGTTGCGGCGAAGACCCGCACCTAGAGGGATTTTTGGTTGGGTATTCGGTCGAATCAACTGGTTTTTAGAAGCCATGCGTTGGGGATACGAGCGCTCTTTAAGATTTTTAACGAGAATAAAAGCGATTATTCTCCTGTTATTTATCGGTTCATTAGGTTTCACCGCTTGGTTGTACATGACTGTACCCACCGCATTTCTCCCCGACGAAGACCAGCGTTATTTCATTACCATTATCCAAGGTCCAGAAGGTTCTTCACTCAAATACACCAGTAAAGTCATGAGTGAGGTAGAAGCAGAAATATTGAAATTACCAGAAGTTACAGGTACTTTTGCGATCGGTGGTTTTGGTTTTAGTGGTAGTACCGCTAACAGTGGCGTAATTTTCACAACTCTCAAATCCTGGGACGAACGAAAACAACCAAATCAATCAGTACAAGCGATTATTGGTAATTTAAGAAAAAGCTTTTCAGGAATTACCGAAGCTAGAGTTTTCCCCGTTAATCCCCCCGCAATTCGCGGTTTAGGTAGTTTTAGTGGGTTCCAATTTCAATTACAAGATATAGGGGGAACTAACAGCTTAAATTCCATGCTGCAAACTGTTGGTCAGTTTATGATGCAGGGAAATCAAACCCCCGGACTACAAGCTGTATTTAGTACCTTTACCGCCAACACACCGCAAATTTTAATTGAAGTTGACCGCAACAAAGCGAAATCTCTACAAGTTTCCATTGACGATATTTTTAAAACCCTGCAAACTTATTTGGGTTCAAGATATGTCAACGATTTTAATTTTCTTTCCCGCACATATCGGGTATATATCCAAGCAGATGCTCAGTTTCGTTCCAATCCTGATGATATTGGTTTATTAAATGTGCGTTCTGCAACTAATCAGATGATTCCTCTGAGTAGTTTGGTCAAATTAACTCCCACAACGGGAGCGCAAACTATTAATCATTACAACTTATTTCGTTCCATTGAAATTAACGGTTCTCCTGCTCCTGGTACTAGTTCTGGACAAGCAAATTTAGCTATGGAACAACTAGCTAAAAAGATATTACCCACAAGCATGGGATATGAATGGTCAGGTATTGCGGCTCAGGAAAAAGAATCCGGTGGACAAGCACCAATCATTTTTGGTTTAGGTTTACTTTTCGTCTTTTTAGTATTAGCTGCTCAGTATGAAAATTATGTTGATCCTTTAATTATTATGCTGGCTGTTCCTTTAGCTATTATGGGAGCTTTAGCATCACAATCATTAAGAGGTTTAAATAATGATGTATTTTGCCAAGTTGGGTTAGTCATGTTAATTGGTTTAGCCAGTAAAAACGCAATTTTAATTGTCGAATTTGCTAACCAGTTGCAAGAACAGCAAGGTTTATCAATTACCAAAGCAGCAGTAGAAGCAGCACAAGGTCGGTTACGTCCCATTCTCATGACTGCTTTTTCGACTTTGTTGGGAATTTTTCCCCTAGCAACTGCTACAGGTGCGGGTGCTGCGAGTCGTCAATCTTTAGGTACTGCTGTATTTGGGGGAATGTTTGTAGCGACTTTCTTGAGTTTGTTTATTGTGCCAATTCTCTATATCATCATTGGCAAAATTCGTCAGCGTTTGCAACCAGTTCATCATACTCCCCATTTAGAAGTGCGTGAAGAAGATCATGTTTCAATAAGATAGTATTCTCTCGTTCCTAGTCTAGAACACCGTAAGGGCGAAGCATTCGGGCGATAACCTATCGTTCAAACCATTGATTTTCTGTCCGTAAGGGCGAAGCATTCGGGCGATAACCTATCGTTCAAACCATTGATTTTCTGTCCGTAAGGGCGAAGCATTCGGGCGATAACCTATGGTTCAAACCATTGATTTTCTGTCCGAATGCTTCGCCCCTACTAATTGATAAGTAAGAAAAATATATCAGACCTATAAAGATTATGTTCTTTTATATTTCCCGACTTCAGGCTATCATCAAAATCATAAGCAAAGGTGATAGTCATGACCGAACAGATATTAGAAAAACAAATAGATCACAACGACGGAATTGATTTAGAAGCAGCTTTCCAAGAGTCTCATATACAAGAAATTTTGGATAAGTTAGACCAGGAGTTAGTCGGGTTAAAGTCCGTCAAAAACAAAATTAGAGAAATGGCGGCTTTGTTATTGGTTGACCGTATTCGCAAAATGGTTTAGAAGCCATAGAAATTCTCATGCAGGTCATGGAAAACCAAAGAGATGATTTGGTCGTTATTCTTGCTGGTTATAAAGACCAGATGGACAGATTTTTTCATAGCAATCCGGGGATGAATTCCCGCATTGGATTACATATTGAATTTAATGATTATGGTGTTGATAGTTTAATGACTATTGCCCAATCTATAGTCACAGCCCAAAACTATTGTTTTAGTCCAGAGGCTGAAAAAGCCTTCCGCGAATATTTAATTAAACGGAAGACGATGCCCCATTTTGCTAATGCTAGAAGTGTGCGTAATGCCATAGATAGAGCGCGTTTACGTCAAGCAAATCGGTTATTAAGTAGTGGCAAACTATTAAATAAGCAGGATTTAATTACCATTGAAGCAGTAGATATTCTCGCTAGTCGAGTATTTAGAGAAGGTGTTCCTGATTGCGAAACTGAAAGTTGATTAAATTCAGATTTTCAGATCCCCGACTTCTTGAAGAAGTCGGGGATCTTGTGATTTACTTTTCCTCTTTGCGCCTCTGCGTCTGGAACGTGAGACAAAAAAATGTGGTTCATTTACCCGAAAATCGCTGTAATTACAGCTTTTGCATATTGTGACTAAGAGGATCAAAATTTCTGGGAAATTTGGTGCTTTCATCATAATATGCACGATTTAAATTCGCGCCATACAACTTAGTATAATGCAGCCTAGCCCCTCGAAGATTTGCTTCAGTAAGATTAACACCGGATAAATTTGCTCTTGTTAAATTTGCCTTGGCTAAATTTGCTCTACTCAAATCTGCTCCCCAAAGTTTAGCTTTAGCTAAGTTAGCTTCACTTAAATCCGCTCCCCATAAATTAATCCCTGGCAAATAAGCATTAATTAGTTTAGCTCTGATTAGTTTCGCAGAAACAAAATATGTTTCGCCCGCAAGATAACGCCGTTTTAGTTCCTCAGCTTCCATATTTAACCTACTTGAGCCACAAAACCTCTATCCTAAGAATACTGCTTAAATTATTTGTTGGTGTTTTCTTTGCACAAAGATTTCTGCTTATACAAAATATAAATAGTATTATCAAGCACTAGTAAATTAATACTATTTGTGGAAGTGCAGCTATTTGACACATAAAAAACGCCTGAGTTTTTAACCCAAGCGTTCCCCGTATAACTTTCTACCAATTCACTACTATTGTAACATTTAAAACCTGCGACTCAAATAACAGAAAGTATAAGCAGCGCGAGGAAAATTGTAACAAATATAAAATGAAGTGGTATCACTCCTTGCATTCACTAAGAATATCTCTTTTAAAATCAAATGGCTAGTGTAGAGAGTGACACTTTCTTAACTGACACTAGTTAAAAATGAAGCATAGTAAATAGGAGTTAATCAAACACGGCTAAATAGTAAATATCGCAGCATTTCTGTATAAAGATGTCAGCGTTACTGTAATTATACTAAACACGGTTCAGACATGGACTTTTACAAAATTACGAAAAAC
The DNA window shown above is from Anabaena sp. WA102 and carries:
- a CDS encoding efflux RND transporter periplasmic adaptor subunit, which encodes MTLPEPQTDIKDIYPSPPKSNRWLRLLLAALLLIGGVSGIAWKLLHPEKPNPAAANAPPPGVKVKLSPVQTGTVEDSTEYIAILESRRSVNLQPRIQGQVSQIFVKSGDPVSSGTAILQIDSRQQQAAVSSLSAAGQGSQAQLENVRATLKSLQAERLANIANMRLSQQDYKRYSELAAQGAVSRQTQDLYANKLATAKAQLGAIDSRIQAQIATISQVEKSLQQSDANIKQQQVQLQYYKITAPFAGTVGDVPVKVGDFVNTSTPLATITQNRPLDVKIPVPLEKGTQLRPGLPVELINAQGKIIGNSSIFFISPNITNNSQSILVKALYNNDNGQVRADQLIRAKVIWNQRSGVLIPTTAISRIAGETFVFVAETGKSPQDGSQLIAKQKQVKLGNIKGNDYQVIEGLQRDEKLIISGIQNLRDGLPIIPENEETGNSEKK
- a CDS encoding efflux RND transporter permease subunit, with the translated sequence MFVNFFIKRPVFTSVCAIIILLVGAISIPTLPTAQYPEISPTQIIVNSNYVGASAEIVESTVTTILERQINGVEGIKYMTSSSSNDGSSTITVTFDASRDKDIAAVDVQNRVTSAEPQLPEAVKQTGVTVSKQSNNILLAIGLFSDNKALNNVFLSNYADLYLVDALKRIKGVSEARIFGERRYAMRLWLDPNKLASRNLTTDDVINALKEQNLQVGAGQIGQQPAVDGQMYQIDLRAVSRLTEVEEFDNVVIKTAGDGSLIKLKDVGRAELGAQNYSSFLRFKGNEGVGMGIFPAPGSNVLDVANLIKKEMARLSQSFPPGMKYQVAFDTTTIVEESLAEVIKTLLEAIALVILVIFIFLQDWRTTLIPVITIPLSLVGTFAFVKAFGFSINTLTMFGLTLATGMVVDDAIIVVENISRLIQEKGMSPRQAASVSMQELFGAVIATSLVLMAVFVPVAFFPGATGQIYKQFALTIAFSIAISTFLALTLTPSLSALLLRRRPAPRGIFGWVFGRINWFLEAMRWGYERSLRFLTRIKAIILLLFIGSLGFTAWLYMTVPTAFLPDEDQRYFITIIQGPEGSSLKYTSKVMSEVEAEILKLPEVTGTFAIGGFGFSGSTANSGVIFTTLKSWDERKQPNQSVQAIIGNLRKSFSGITEARVFPVNPPAIRGLGSFSGFQFQLQDIGGTNSLNSMLQTVGQFMMQGNQTPGLQAVFSTFTANTPQILIEVDRNKAKSLQVSIDDIFKTLQTYLGSRYVNDFNFLSRTYRVYIQADAQFRSNPDDIGLLNVRSATNQMIPLSSLVKLTPTTGAQTINHYNLFRSIEINGSPAPGTSSGQANLAMEQLAKKILPTSMGYEWSGIAAQEKESGGQAPIIFGLGLLFVFLVLAAQYENYVDPLIIMLAVPLAIMGALASQSLRGLNNDVFCQVGLVMLIGLASKNAILIVEFANQLQEQQGLSITKAAVEAAQGRLRPILMTAFSTLLGIFPLATATGAGAASRQSLGTAVFGGMFVATFLSLFIVPILYIIIGKIRQRLQPVHHTPHLEVREEDHVSIR
- a CDS encoding pentapeptide repeat-containing protein, yielding MEAEELKRRYLAGETYFVSAKLIRAKLINAYLPGINLWGADLSEANLAKAKLWGADLSRANLAKANLTRANLSGVNLTEANLRGARLHYTKLYGANLNRAYYDESTKFPRNFDPLSHNMQKL